The following nucleotide sequence is from Candidatus Aminicenantes bacterium.
CCTGGTCGGCCAGAACCTGGAAGTGATCGGCCGCAAGGTGAACAATCCCACCCTGCAGGACCAGTCGGTGTTGCTGATCGTGCTGGGTTTCTTCGCCCCCATGGTGTCGGCCATGATCATCCAAGGTGAAATTAACAAGCTTTATAACTGAGAGCCGGAACAGTTTTTATTGGCCGCGGCTCCTGGCGCTGGCCCTGCTGGCCGGGAGCCTGCTGTTGCCATTTTTGGCTTTCGACTGGATCACATCGCCGCAATCGCCGGTCCTGTGCCCGCTGCGGGCCGTGACCGGTATTCCCTGCCCCTCCTGCGGCCTGACCCGCGCCCTGGCCCACTTGGAGCATGGCCACCTGGCCGAGGCCATTAAATTCCATCCTTTTTCGCCCCTCCTCTTCCTTTTGGCGCTGGTCCTCATCATCCTGTTGATCCTGGAGATCTCGACCCATCAGGCGATCATCGCCAACCCGCTGAAAAGCAGGCGCGGCATCTATGTGCTGCTGGCCGCGGTCGTCGTTTTCCAGATCGGGCGTACGGTCATTTTCTTCCTCAACGGCGGCTGGGCCATATTCTGGCACGAGAACCTGGTCGCCCGTTTGCTGGCATTGGGGCAAGCGCTTTTTTATTGACTTTTTGCCGGATTTCGGGTATCTATTTCTAATAGAATCAACAGGAGGCAAATATGAATCTAGTTGAAAGAGCGAAAAACATTCTGCTGACCCCGGCCAAGGAATGGGCCGTAATCAAGGGCGAACAGCTGACCATTGTTGACATGTTCACCAAGTACGCCATGCTTTTGGCCGCCATCCCCGCCGTCGCCGGTTTCATCGGTTACAGCCTGATCGGCGTTTCCTACGGTTTCGGGACTTTTCGGGTTCCCATCGGCACGGCGCTGGTATGG
It contains:
- a CDS encoding DUF2752 domain-containing protein produces the protein MKLTSFITESRNSFYWPRLLALALLAGSLLLPFLAFDWITSPQSPVLCPLRAVTGIPCPSCGLTRALAHLEHGHLAEAIKFHPFSPLLFLLALVLIILLILEISTHQAIIANPLKSRRGIYVLLAAVVVFQIGRTVIFFLNGGWAIFWHENLVARLLALGQALFY